In one Pseudodesulfovibrio tunisiensis genomic region, the following are encoded:
- a CDS encoding S41 family peptidase has product MRKTLWLASFALLLTLTVMPGPVVGADNAANFEALKRFSQVLDMVEHYYVQPVSKKELIENSIKGMIEELDPHSAYLNAEDFKEMQEDTSGKFSGIGIEISMEQGRLTVVSPIEDTPAFKAGLKAGDIILEIDGESTRDMGLIDAVKRIRGPKGSKVKLMILHRDGTRPIEVAITRSTIPIVSVKSQELEDGYLYLRLTKFHETTTAKMREKLEAYRKKHELKGVVLDLRNNPGGLLGQAVSVVDTFVEKGLIVYIQGKDEANRKDFMASRTQGTVTVPMVTLINAGSASASEIVAGALQDHKRSLIVGERSFGKGSVQTIIPLSDGAGIKLTTALYYTPKGRSIQAKGIEPDVRVEFLPPASDEDQELREHFTLREKDLNRHLENGSKDKAQDMDQDDRAEKMLERDNQLRLGLELVKSLPKIKEIK; this is encoded by the coding sequence ATGCGCAAAACCCTCTGGCTGGCATCCTTTGCCCTGCTGCTGACCCTGACCGTCATGCCCGGCCCTGTCGTGGGCGCGGACAATGCAGCGAATTTCGAAGCGTTGAAACGCTTCAGCCAGGTACTCGACATGGTGGAGCACTACTATGTCCAACCCGTTAGCAAGAAAGAGCTGATCGAAAATTCCATCAAGGGCATGATCGAAGAGCTCGACCCGCATTCCGCCTACCTCAATGCCGAGGATTTCAAGGAAATGCAGGAAGACACCTCCGGAAAATTCAGCGGGATAGGCATTGAAATCAGCATGGAGCAGGGTCGCCTGACCGTGGTCTCCCCCATTGAGGATACCCCGGCATTCAAGGCCGGACTCAAGGCGGGCGACATCATTCTGGAGATCGACGGGGAATCGACCCGCGACATGGGCCTGATCGATGCGGTCAAACGCATCCGGGGTCCCAAGGGCTCCAAGGTCAAGCTGATGATCCTGCACAGAGACGGCACCCGACCCATCGAGGTTGCCATCACCCGCAGCACCATCCCCATCGTCAGCGTCAAGAGCCAGGAGCTGGAAGACGGCTACCTGTATCTGCGCCTGACCAAATTCCACGAAACCACCACGGCCAAGATGCGCGAAAAGCTTGAAGCCTACCGCAAGAAGCATGAGCTCAAGGGTGTTGTTCTCGATCTGCGCAACAACCCGGGCGGTCTGCTCGGACAGGCTGTCTCGGTTGTGGACACCTTCGTGGAGAAGGGATTGATCGTGTACATTCAGGGCAAGGACGAAGCCAACCGCAAGGATTTCATGGCTTCCCGCACCCAAGGCACCGTGACGGTGCCCATGGTGACCCTGATCAATGCGGGTTCGGCCTCTGCCTCGGAAATCGTGGCCGGCGCCCTTCAGGACCACAAGCGCTCCCTGATCGTGGGCGAACGCTCCTTTGGCAAGGGATCGGTCCAGACCATCATCCCGTTGTCCGACGGCGCAGGCATCAAGCTGACCACAGCCCTGTACTACACGCCCAAGGGCCGCTCCATTCAGGCCAAGGGCATCGAGCCGGACGTACGCGTGGAATTCCTGCCTCCGGCCTCGGATGAAGATCAGGAGCTGCGCGAGCACTTCACCCTGCGCGAAAAGGACCTGAATCGCCATCTGGAAAACGGCAGCAAGGACAAGGCACAGGATATGGATCAGGACGACAGGGCCGAAAAAATGCTGGAGCGCGACAATCAGCTCCGCCTCGGTCTGGAACTGGTCAAGTCCCTGCCCAAGATAAAGGAAATCAAGTAG
- a CDS encoding divergent polysaccharide deacetylase family protein: MTDLQPEDRQETTGTGTKSLRSRLYRPGPLILFFTLIVAGLLSIAWFALKTPTSEPAPVASAPKETVPGPTAKPRQYEAELGSDLEDRVKQVDLAIIQAMRAAGLGMDKLDLQDVELRHHEGRTYHYQELALPSPDDRKAFMEAIRANLTSRAPKAVLSEAGQDRAMVTIFGIPTHKLFFAPSHPVAEPEIIPGPKVAVVIDDVGENMGVLKGLLGLDIPLTYAVWPNASHTDDAISLISRENQDMLVHFPMEPRGYPEVDPGDDALFVGMTKSKITALVARNLNRVPKAIGVNNHMGSRLTEHSPELCAALQVFHDRNLFFLDSLTTPKSVGRICASKIGVPFYERDVFLDNVKDPEAIVLQLRKAERLALKRGHAIAIGHPYRETLAALRSWAKKHDRKITIVSLSSLPPERP, encoded by the coding sequence ATGACCGACCTTCAGCCAGAAGACCGGCAAGAGACCACGGGGACCGGAACGAAGAGCCTGCGCAGCAGGCTCTATCGTCCCGGTCCCCTTATCCTGTTCTTCACCCTCATCGTGGCCGGGCTGCTCTCCATAGCCTGGTTCGCCCTGAAAACACCCACGTCCGAGCCTGCTCCCGTGGCATCCGCTCCGAAAGAGACAGTCCCCGGCCCCACAGCAAAGCCCCGCCAGTACGAAGCCGAGCTCGGCAGCGATCTGGAAGACCGCGTCAAGCAGGTGGATCTGGCCATCATTCAGGCCATGCGCGCCGCAGGTCTCGGCATGGACAAGCTCGACCTTCAGGACGTGGAACTGCGGCACCACGAAGGACGCACCTACCACTATCAGGAGCTGGCCCTGCCCTCTCCCGACGACCGCAAGGCGTTCATGGAGGCCATCCGCGCCAACCTGACCAGCCGTGCGCCAAAGGCTGTGCTGTCCGAAGCCGGACAGGACCGCGCCATGGTCACCATCTTCGGCATTCCCACACACAAGCTGTTTTTCGCTCCTTCCCATCCGGTTGCGGAACCAGAGATCATCCCCGGCCCCAAGGTGGCAGTGGTCATTGACGACGTGGGCGAAAACATGGGTGTACTCAAGGGGCTGCTCGGCCTTGACATTCCCCTGACCTATGCGGTCTGGCCCAATGCAAGCCATACGGACGACGCCATAAGCCTGATTTCACGAGAGAATCAGGACATGCTGGTGCATTTCCCCATGGAACCTCGCGGCTATCCCGAGGTCGACCCCGGTGATGATGCTCTCTTCGTGGGAATGACCAAAAGCAAAATAACGGCTCTTGTTGCCCGCAACCTGAACCGGGTCCCCAAAGCCATCGGCGTGAACAATCACATGGGCTCGCGCCTGACCGAGCACAGCCCTGAATTGTGCGCCGCGCTTCAGGTCTTTCACGATCGCAACCTGTTCTTTCTGGACAGCCTGACCACACCGAAAAGCGTGGGCCGAATCTGCGCGTCCAAGATCGGCGTTCCCTTCTATGAGCGGGATGTTTTTCTGGACAATGTCAAGGACCCGGAAGCCATCGTGCTCCAGCTTCGCAAGGCGGAACGCCTCGCTCTGAAACGAGGCCATGCCATCGCCATTGGTCATCCCTACCGGGAAACCCTTGCAGCCCTGCGCAGTTGGGCAAAAAAACATGACAGAAAAATAACCATTGTTTCCCTGTCGTCGCTGCCTCCGGAACGCCCCTGA
- the fliM gene encoding flagellar motor switch protein FliM: MSKILEQDEVDALLRGLSGGDVETETEIPEDDSGVVAFDLANQDRIIRGRMPVLEIVNDRFARLCTNALANTMRKRVDINPISIDMSKFGDFMRSLPVPTSISIFKMDPLRGNALLVVDSRLVFALVENFFGGAGSQPKVEGRDFTPIEQAIVERVVKIALSNLEESWKPVHEVHIEMVRTEVNPQFAAIVPPSDVVIVVTFEVELENAIGSLIVCLPYATMEPIRSKLHASFQSERLEVDHVWINRFKERLMETPVEMVVRMGRTKISGRQLLHLREGDILLLDTDEDELLEAEVEGVRKFYGLPGRVKGNKSFQVMKEEEIRY; the protein is encoded by the coding sequence ATGAGCAAGATTCTCGAACAAGATGAAGTTGATGCCCTGTTGCGGGGGCTTTCGGGCGGTGACGTCGAAACCGAAACCGAGATACCGGAGGACGACTCCGGGGTTGTCGCGTTCGATCTGGCCAATCAGGACAGAATCATCCGCGGCCGCATGCCGGTTCTGGAGATCGTCAACGACCGTTTTGCACGTCTGTGCACCAATGCGCTGGCCAACACCATGCGCAAACGCGTGGACATCAACCCCATCTCCATCGACATGTCCAAGTTCGGGGACTTCATGCGCTCGTTGCCGGTGCCCACGTCCATCTCCATCTTCAAGATGGACCCGTTGCGCGGCAACGCCCTGCTCGTGGTGGACTCCCGGCTGGTCTTTGCTCTGGTGGAAAACTTCTTCGGCGGCGCAGGCAGCCAGCCCAAGGTCGAAGGTCGGGACTTCACGCCCATTGAACAGGCCATCGTGGAACGCGTGGTCAAGATCGCCCTGTCCAATCTGGAAGAATCCTGGAAACCGGTTCACGAAGTGCACATCGAAATGGTGCGCACCGAGGTCAATCCCCAGTTCGCGGCCATCGTACCGCCTTCGGACGTGGTCATAGTGGTCACCTTCGAAGTGGAGCTGGAGAACGCCATCGGTTCCCTGATCGTCTGCCTGCCTTACGCCACCATGGAACCCATCCGTTCCAAGCTCCATGCCTCGTTCCAGTCCGAACGACTCGAAGTGGACCACGTCTGGATCAACCGGTTCAAGGAACGCCTCATGGAAACGCCGGTGGAAATGGTGGTGCGCATGGGCCGGACCAAGATCAGTGGCCGCCAGCTTCTGCATTTGCGCGAAGGCGACATCCTGCTGCTGGACACGGATGAAGATGAACTCCTCGAAGCCGAGGTCGAAGGCGTGCGCAAGTTCTACGGCCTGCCCGGCCGGGTCAAGGGCAACAAATCCTTTCAGGTCATGAAGGAAGAGGAAATCCGCTACTAG
- a CDS encoding ABC transporter substrate-binding protein, with protein sequence MKKLLVAAMAVLLVAGSVIAGKQHVVSVNQIVEHPSLDAMRQGFMDRLKELGLDATYNVHIAQGNQANNIQIANQIKGEAPDLVLAITTPSAQVVAQKIKDHPIVFTGVTDPVSAGLVKDLNNTGGTNITGMSDMSPMDQHAALVKEIVPDAKAVGVIYNAGEPNSVVLVTRLREEAAKLGMTVEEATIANSSGVYQAAKSLVGRCDAIYIPLDNTVVSALESAIKVCRQNRLPLISGDTDSVARGTIAAVAVDYYGMGVQTADIAKRILADGITPGDIPVEFINKVNLHVNKKAAAEMGVSLPESVLKRAEVVID encoded by the coding sequence ATGAAGAAACTGCTCGTCGCCGCAATGGCGGTGCTGCTTGTGGCAGGCAGCGTCATTGCGGGAAAACAGCATGTCGTGTCCGTGAATCAGATCGTGGAGCATCCGTCGCTGGATGCCATGCGTCAGGGTTTCATGGACAGGCTCAAGGAATTGGGTCTTGACGCGACCTACAACGTGCACATCGCGCAGGGCAACCAGGCCAACAACATCCAGATTGCCAACCAGATCAAGGGCGAGGCCCCGGATCTGGTTCTGGCCATCACCACCCCATCCGCGCAGGTCGTGGCCCAGAAGATCAAGGACCACCCCATCGTGTTCACGGGCGTGACCGATCCGGTTTCCGCCGGTCTGGTCAAGGACCTGAACAACACGGGCGGCACCAACATCACAGGCATGTCCGACATGAGTCCCATGGATCAGCATGCCGCGCTGGTCAAGGAAATCGTGCCGGATGCCAAGGCCGTCGGCGTGATCTACAACGCGGGCGAACCCAATTCCGTGGTTCTGGTCACCCGACTCAGGGAAGAGGCCGCCAAGCTCGGCATGACCGTGGAGGAAGCCACCATCGCCAACTCCAGTGGCGTATATCAGGCCGCCAAAAGCCTTGTGGGCCGTTGCGATGCCATCTACATTCCGCTGGACAACACCGTGGTCTCCGCGCTGGAATCCGCCATCAAGGTCTGCCGCCAGAATCGGCTGCCCCTGATCTCCGGTGACACCGACTCCGTGGCTCGCGGCACCATTGCGGCCGTGGCTGTTGACTACTACGGCATGGGAGTGCAGACTGCGGACATTGCCAAGCGTATCCTTGCCGATGGCATCACCCCCGGCGACATCCCCGTGGAATTCATCAACAAGGTGAATCTGCACGTCAACAAAAAGGCTGCTGCGGAAATGGGCGTTTCCCTGCCGGAATCCGTGCTCAAGCGCGCTGAAGTGGTCATTGACTAG
- a CDS encoding ABC transporter permease, with translation MTLYAFYGAVEQGFAFGLMVLGLYLTFRILDFPDLTVDGSLPLGAAVSAVAITNGHSPVLAIIMASCAGFLAGMVTGILNTKFRILHLLASILTMISLYSINLRIMGKPNMTLLGKDTVVDSFTAFSGLPQYMSTPILFCIICAVAVAVLIWFMHTEIGMTVLATGNNPQMITSLGVNTHTVIIFGVGLSNALVAASGALVAQNQGAADVNMGVGTIIAGLASVIIGETLFGDRTIARALIAALLGSVIYRIAIALALGLKLGAFSVTPSDLNLITAILVVSALVMPKMKKKVLAGRAK, from the coding sequence ATGACACTTTACGCTTTCTACGGCGCCGTTGAACAGGGCTTCGCCTTCGGCCTCATGGTTCTCGGCCTGTATCTCACCTTCCGGATTCTGGATTTTCCGGACCTCACGGTGGACGGCAGCCTGCCTTTGGGCGCGGCCGTATCCGCCGTAGCCATCACCAACGGCCATTCTCCGGTGCTGGCCATCATCATGGCCTCCTGCGCCGGATTTCTGGCAGGCATGGTCACGGGCATCCTGAACACCAAGTTCAGGATTCTGCACCTGCTGGCCTCGATCCTGACCATGATCTCGCTCTATTCCATCAACCTGCGCATCATGGGCAAACCCAACATGACCCTGCTGGGCAAGGATACCGTGGTCGATTCCTTCACCGCGTTTTCCGGCCTGCCCCAATACATGTCCACCCCGATTCTTTTCTGCATCATCTGCGCCGTGGCCGTGGCCGTGCTGATCTGGTTCATGCATACGGAAATCGGCATGACCGTGCTGGCCACGGGAAACAACCCGCAGATGATCACCAGCCTCGGCGTGAACACGCATACCGTCATCATTTTCGGCGTGGGCCTGTCCAACGCGCTGGTCGCAGCCTCGGGGGCACTGGTCGCCCAGAATCAGGGCGCGGCCGACGTGAACATGGGCGTGGGCACCATCATCGCGGGTCTGGCCTCGGTCATCATCGGCGAAACCCTGTTCGGGGACAGGACCATTGCCCGGGCACTCATTGCGGCTCTGCTCGGTTCCGTGATCTACCGCATTGCCATCGCCCTTGCGCTGGGTCTCAAGCTCGGGGCGTTTTCCGTCACGCCCAGCGACCTGAATCTGATTACCGCGATTCTCGTGGTCTCCGCGCTGGTCATGCCCAAAATGAAAAAGAAGGTGCTTGCCGGGAGGGCCAAATGA
- a CDS encoding ABC transporter ATP-binding protein produces the protein MIRIESIGKTFNKGDVNEVVALSNVNLDIKDGDFITIIGSNGAGKSTFLNALAGCFPLDDGKVVMDDHDVTHWPEHKRASLIGRVFQDPLLGTCADATIEQNLALALKRGQRRGLGFGVKSKDRDFFRDRLSLLKLGLENRLRTATGLLSGGQRQALTMLMATMVRPRLLLLDEHTAALDPKTGSMILELTEEIVESQNLTALMVTHNMNQALALGNRLIMFHRGTIVMDISGEEKKTLKVEDLLFRFSELRGEEGVSDRMLLC, from the coding sequence ATGATCCGCATCGAATCCATCGGCAAGACGTTCAACAAGGGCGACGTGAATGAAGTCGTTGCCCTGAGCAACGTGAATCTCGATATCAAGGACGGGGATTTCATCACCATCATCGGCTCGAACGGAGCCGGGAAATCCACGTTTCTCAACGCGCTTGCAGGCTGTTTTCCTCTGGATGACGGAAAGGTCGTCATGGACGATCACGACGTGACCCATTGGCCCGAGCACAAGCGCGCCTCGCTCATCGGCCGCGTATTTCAGGACCCGCTTCTGGGCACCTGCGCGGACGCAACCATTGAACAAAACCTGGCCCTTGCCCTCAAACGGGGGCAGCGACGTGGGCTGGGATTTGGCGTAAAGAGCAAGGACAGGGACTTCTTCCGGGACCGTCTCTCCCTGCTCAAACTCGGTCTGGAAAACCGGCTCAGGACCGCCACCGGCCTGCTCTCGGGCGGCCAGCGGCAGGCCCTGACCATGCTCATGGCCACCATGGTCCGGCCCAGACTGCTGCTACTGGACGAGCATACAGCCGCCCTTGACCCCAAGACCGGTTCCATGATCCTCGAACTGACCGAGGAAATCGTGGAATCCCAGAACCTCACCGCCCTCATGGTGACCCACAACATGAACCAGGCCCTTGCTCTGGGCAACAGGCTCATCATGTTCCATCGCGGCACCATCGTGATGGACATCAGTGGGGAGGAGAAAAAGACCCTCAAGGTCGAAGACCTGCTGTTCCGCTTCTCGGAACTCAGGGGCGAGGAAGGGGTTTCGGATCGGATGCTGCTCTGTTAG
- the ndk gene encoding nucleoside-diphosphate kinase, with amino-acid sequence MAIERTFSIIKPDAVERNLIGDILKMITEAGLKIKGMRMIHMSKEQAEGFYAVHKERPFFGELVEYMTSGPVVVSCLEGENAIENYRKLMGATNPEQAEEGTIRARFGQNIQNNSCHGSDAPDTARNEVAFFFNEDELVG; translated from the coding sequence ATGGCTATCGAACGCACTTTTTCCATCATCAAACCCGACGCAGTGGAACGCAACCTCATCGGCGACATCCTCAAGATGATCACCGAGGCCGGTCTGAAGATCAAGGGCATGCGGATGATCCACATGTCCAAGGAGCAGGCCGAAGGCTTCTACGCCGTGCACAAGGAGCGCCCCTTCTTCGGCGAGCTGGTGGAATACATGACCTCCGGCCCGGTCGTGGTTTCCTGCCTTGAAGGCGAAAACGCCATCGAGAACTACCGCAAGCTCATGGGTGCTACCAACCCCGAGCAGGCCGAGGAAGGCACGATCCGCGCACGGTTCGGCCAGAACATCCAGAATAACTCCTGCCACGGTTCCGACGCTCCCGACACCGCCAGGAACGAAGTGGCTTTCTTTTTCAACGAAGACGAATTGGTGGGATAA
- the proC gene encoding pyrroline-5-carboxylate reductase, with translation MSRKIGFIGVGNMGTAIIRGLASRDIEIHGIDLNTARLDELHEELGLVVETNAAEMAGKCDYVLLAVKPQHAEPVVREIAPELNDSKCLISICAGLTSQQFREWTGNACPVVRVMPTTPALVGEGVFAVCLDDAALTDDMKTSIPELFKGIGTVHELSEKLFDAYTGVIGSGPAYVFYFMEALIEAGVSLGLTRPQSVDMVKGLFLGSAKLAAESDHSVAELREMVTSPGGTTIRGLMHFDRNAVRGTIIDGAIEAYLRSVELGE, from the coding sequence ATGTCCAGGAAAATCGGGTTTATCGGCGTAGGCAACATGGGCACGGCCATTATCAGGGGCCTTGCCTCCCGCGATATTGAAATTCACGGTATCGACCTCAACACGGCCCGGCTCGACGAATTGCACGAAGAGTTGGGACTCGTGGTGGAGACCAATGCCGCGGAAATGGCCGGCAAGTGCGACTACGTGCTTCTGGCAGTGAAGCCGCAACATGCCGAGCCCGTGGTCAGGGAGATCGCGCCCGAGTTGAACGACTCCAAGTGCCTGATCTCCATCTGCGCCGGACTTACCAGCCAGCAGTTCAGGGAATGGACCGGCAATGCCTGTCCTGTCGTCCGCGTCATGCCCACCACGCCCGCCCTTGTCGGCGAAGGCGTCTTTGCGGTGTGTCTGGACGATGCCGCCCTGACCGATGACATGAAAACCTCGATTCCCGAGCTGTTCAAGGGAATCGGTACGGTGCACGAGCTGTCCGAGAAGCTGTTCGACGCCTACACCGGCGTGATCGGCTCGGGTCCTGCCTACGTGTTCTACTTCATGGAAGCCCTGATCGAGGCCGGGGTCTCCCTCGGTCTGACCCGTCCGCAATCCGTGGACATGGTCAAGGGGCTGTTTCTCGGTTCGGCAAAGCTGGCTGCGGAGAGCGACCACTCGGTGGCCGAGCTACGGGAAATGGTCACCTCCCCCGGAGGCACCACCATCCGCGGCCTGATGCACTTTGACCGCAATGCGGTCCGGGGCACCATCATCGACGGTGCCATCGAAGCGTACCTGCGTAGCGTCGAACTCGGCGAATAG
- a CDS encoding substrate-binding domain-containing protein: MKRLFAVFACLLLLVSAAQAADVACKASYGSGQTVYKVATGSPGELGLLKELADVFNAEHDTTMCWVKAGSGKSLKLLHGGMVDACMVHAPAAEKLAMKDGWAAGRTLIGSNEFYIVGPKNDPAGIASASSAAEAYARIADARANFLSRGDNSGTHKKELAIWEKAGISPKGDWYVVTGDFMMATLKKADKSKGYFMTDSSTWVAGKAGMANLEVLYRGDPMLINVYHALARPEGAPNQALAMEFIRFLGSDRGQSIIRDYGKTEFGDAMYNDAEYARQYDH; this comes from the coding sequence ATGAAACGGTTGTTTGCGGTATTTGCGTGTCTGTTGCTGCTGGTTTCGGCGGCTCAAGCGGCTGATGTGGCCTGCAAGGCCAGTTATGGTTCCGGTCAGACTGTCTACAAGGTGGCAACAGGCAGTCCGGGCGAACTTGGATTGCTCAAGGAACTGGCTGACGTGTTCAATGCAGAGCACGACACCACGATGTGCTGGGTCAAGGCTGGATCGGGCAAGTCGCTGAAGCTGCTCCACGGCGGAATGGTGGATGCCTGCATGGTGCATGCTCCGGCAGCGGAGAAGCTGGCCATGAAGGACGGTTGGGCAGCCGGTCGGACCTTGATCGGCTCCAACGAATTCTACATTGTCGGCCCGAAGAATGATCCTGCCGGAATAGCCTCAGCCTCAAGCGCGGCCGAGGCGTATGCACGGATTGCCGATGCAAGAGCAAACTTTTTGTCCCGCGGCGACAATTCAGGAACGCACAAGAAGGAATTGGCCATCTGGGAAAAGGCCGGGATTTCCCCGAAAGGGGATTGGTATGTCGTGACCGGAGACTTCATGATGGCCACTCTGAAAAAGGCCGACAAGTCCAAAGGCTATTTCATGACAGACAGCAGCACATGGGTCGCGGGCAAGGCCGGAATGGCGAATCTCGAGGTTTTGTATCGCGGCGATCCCATGCTCATCAATGTCTATCATGCGCTGGCGCGGCCAGAAGGTGCGCCGAATCAAGCGTTGGCAATGGAATTCATCCGTTTTCTCGGATCGGACAGGGGGCAGAGCATAATCCGGGATTATGGCAAGACGGAATTCGGCGATGCCATGTACAATGATGCGGAGTACGCCAGACAGTACGATCACTAG
- the rpsT gene encoding 30S ribosomal protein S20, which produces MANHKSALKRHRQSLVRNLRNRMTKTRIKNSVKAVRLAVEENDAAKAAEALKEATSVLDRAATKRVIHARQAQRRISRLQQAINKIA; this is translated from the coding sequence TTGGCTAACCACAAGTCCGCCCTGAAGAGGCACCGCCAGAGCCTGGTGCGCAATCTGCGTAACCGGATGACCAAGACCCGCATCAAGAACTCCGTCAAGGCCGTTCGCCTTGCCGTGGAAGAGAACGACGCCGCCAAGGCCGCCGAAGCTCTGAAGGAAGCCACTTCCGTTCTGGATCGTGCCGCTACCAAGCGGGTCATCCACGCCCGTCAGGCTCAGCGCCGCATCTCCAGGCTGCAGCAGGCCATCAACAAGATCGCCTAG
- the glyS gene encoding glycine--tRNA ligase subunit beta has product MAEFILEIGTEEMPARFVPKLAAELESVFSALLGEAMIENGGVDTHATPRRIVAHVADMAESQRTEEETVTGPPARIAYDGDGNLTKAGQGFAKTQGVAEGDLFRMETPKGEYLAAKKIVGGGKSVDILSGICVKSIESLSFPKKMSWGDYDFTFGRPVRWLLALLGDEVVDFSVENLVSGRETRGHRVMGAGPWTVNSASEYFSVISDKCKVVIDPEERRKLVVAEGNRLAEALGGKVVWKDSLLEEVANLVEFPKPLIGDIDPRYLELPREVLLTSMQSHQKSFGIEGPDGKLLPHFLTTLNLEPRDLALVKKGWERVLKARLEDAVFFWEADCKVDMKTWLDKLDKVVFLGPLGSMGDKTRRIGSLCEKLAAALGESKGILPGEIEKYRTAGRLSKADLVSEMVNEFDSLQGVMGGIYAERTGKGEIVSKGIYEQYLPAGADSPVPSSLSGALVSLADKADTLAGCFGLGKKPSGANDPYALRRCALGIARIIMDHGLDLDLRTVLEWAQAAYVDVKWKVAPAKALETLMDFFGQRLRALFTGKGFETRVVDAALGAGFSDIRTFEKRLEALSEFAAGDDFEQAVLTFKRAANIIRKQGDEAGQELTGSYDAELFEDEHEIALGSLLEETAARFAELWENDDFPGLLGMLRELRPTVDGFFDNVMVMCDNAALKLNRLNLLKALVDRLSRLADFNALQV; this is encoded by the coding sequence ATGGCCGAATTCATACTGGAAATCGGGACCGAGGAAATGCCTGCCCGTTTCGTGCCCAAGTTGGCGGCGGAACTGGAAAGCGTGTTTTCCGCGCTCCTTGGCGAGGCAATGATCGAAAACGGCGGTGTGGACACCCATGCGACCCCGCGTCGCATTGTGGCCCACGTGGCCGACATGGCTGAAAGCCAGCGTACCGAAGAGGAAACCGTGACCGGACCTCCGGCACGCATTGCCTATGACGGCGACGGCAACCTGACCAAGGCCGGACAGGGCTTTGCCAAGACGCAGGGCGTGGCCGAAGGTGACCTGTTTCGCATGGAAACGCCCAAGGGCGAGTATCTGGCCGCCAAAAAGATCGTGGGCGGCGGCAAGTCCGTGGACATCCTGAGCGGAATTTGCGTCAAAAGCATCGAATCCCTGAGTTTCCCCAAGAAGATGAGCTGGGGAGACTATGATTTCACCTTTGGTCGTCCCGTGCGCTGGCTGCTGGCCCTGCTGGGCGACGAGGTCGTGGATTTCTCGGTGGAGAATCTGGTTTCCGGTCGCGAGACCCGGGGACATCGCGTCATGGGCGCAGGACCGTGGACCGTGAACTCCGCCTCCGAATATTTTTCCGTCATCAGTGACAAGTGCAAGGTCGTCATCGATCCCGAGGAGCGCAGGAAGCTCGTCGTGGCCGAAGGCAACAGGCTTGCCGAAGCTCTGGGCGGCAAGGTGGTCTGGAAGGACTCCCTGCTGGAAGAGGTTGCCAATCTCGTTGAATTCCCCAAACCTCTCATTGGCGACATTGATCCCAGATATCTGGAACTGCCCCGTGAAGTGCTGCTCACTTCCATGCAGTCCCACCAGAAGAGCTTCGGCATCGAAGGACCCGACGGCAAACTGCTGCCGCACTTTCTGACCACCTTGAACCTTGAGCCGCGCGATCTGGCTCTGGTCAAGAAGGGGTGGGAGCGTGTGCTCAAGGCTCGACTGGAAGACGCGGTGTTCTTCTGGGAGGCCGACTGCAAAGTGGACATGAAGACCTGGCTGGACAAGCTGGACAAGGTCGTGTTCCTCGGTCCCCTGGGCAGCATGGGCGACAAGACCCGCCGTATCGGTTCCCTGTGCGAAAAGCTGGCTGCGGCTCTTGGCGAGTCCAAGGGCATCCTGCCCGGCGAAATCGAGAAGTATCGTACCGCAGGCCGTCTTTCCAAGGCGGATCTGGTGTCCGAGATGGTCAACGAGTTCGACTCGCTTCAGGGCGTCATGGGCGGCATCTACGCCGAGCGCACCGGAAAGGGCGAAATCGTTTCCAAGGGCATCTACGAGCAGTATCTGCCTGCGGGAGCGGACTCCCCGGTTCCTTCCAGCCTGTCCGGTGCTCTGGTGTCCTTGGCCGACAAGGCCGACACTCTGGCCGGATGTTTCGGGCTGGGCAAGAAGCCGTCCGGAGCCAACGACCCCTATGCGCTTCGCCGCTGTGCACTGGGCATTGCCCGCATCATCATGGATCACGGTCTCGACCTTGATCTGCGTACCGTGCTGGAATGGGCTCAGGCCGCCTATGTCGACGTGAAGTGGAAGGTTGCACCTGCCAAGGCTCTGGAAACCCTGATGGATTTCTTTGGCCAGAGGCTGCGTGCCCTGTTCACGGGCAAGGGGTTTGAAACCCGTGTCGTGGACGCGGCTCTTGGAGCCGGATTCAGCGACATCCGCACTTTCGAGAAACGCCTTGAGGCTCTTTCCGAATTCGCGGCCGGTGACGATTTCGAGCAGGCCGTGCTGACCTTCAAGCGTGCCGCCAACATCATCCGCAAGCAGGGTGACGAGGCTGGTCAGGAATTGACCGGGAGCTATGACGCGGAATTGTTCGAGGATGAACATGAAATCGCGCTCGGTTCCCTGTTGGAGGAGACTGCCGCCCGGTTCGCCGAGCTGTGGGAAAATGATGATTTCCCTGGTCTTCTCGGCATGTTGCGGGAACTGCGTCCCACTGTGGACGGCTTTTTCGACAATGTGATGGTCATGTGCGACAATGCCGCGCTCAAGCTGAACAGGCTGAATCTGCTCAAGGCGCTGGTCGACAGACTGAGCCGTCTGGCGGATTTCAACGCCTTGCAGGTCTAG